Part of the Streptomyces sp. HSG2 genome, CGCCAGCGTCGACGACCTCCAGGCCGTGGAGGGGGTCGGCGAGACCCGGGCCCGCAGTGTGCGCGAGGGGTTGTCCCGGCTCGCGGAGTCCTCGATCCTGGAGCGCTACGTCTGATCCGTCCGGTTCCCGAGGCGGGAGCCGCCCCGAATCGGGGTCGCGGTCTCCGCCTCGCCGCGAGCGGAGCGCCTCGCCGCCCGCCGGGTCCCGCCCCCGTCACTCGTCCGTCAGCGTGAAGGAGGCACGGACGGCGGGCAGGCCGGGAGACTCGGCCTCGGCCAGGTAGCGTCCGGGCCCGGCCTTGCCGGCGGGGGGTGTGCCGCACTTCGGTGCGCTCGCCCCGCGGTCCCACCGCAGGGTGTGGGTCACGGCGGTGCCGGCGGGGACGCGGTAGGCGAGGCTCCCCGGGTCCTCGGGGCAGTGGCCGGAGGACCAGTACGCGTCCTGGTCGTCCTCGGGCGTGATGGTCAGGACGACCCGCTCGGGGCCGAGGTCGATCGCGCAGTCCGCGTCGGAGGTGTTGCGCACGGTCAGTTCGAGGGTCGGGGTGGCGTCGGTCGGATAGGTCTCCCGGGTGCCCCGGAGCCGCCACTCGACGGCGCTCGCGGCGCAGGCCTCGAGCCCGGAGCCCGCCGGGAGGACGTCGTCGGAACCGACGACCACGGGGGCGTCGGACGCGGTCGCGTCGCTCTCCTCCGGATCGGCGCTCCCGGAGCCGCGACCGGCGGGTTCCTCGTCCCCGGCATCCTCGTCGTCCGGCTCGTCCCGGCCGCCCGGCGCCCGGCTGATCGCCGGACCGGAGCTGGAGGGGCCAGGGGTGATCGAGGGAACGGGACTTCTCGCGTCGGCGTCCGATCCGGCGGCGCCTTCCCCGCCCCCGGCGTCGCCTCCCGCGGTCACCGCCCAGGTGATCAGCAGCGCCGCCAGGACGACCACGGACACCAGGATGGCCCTCCGTCGCCAGTAGATGGAGGAGGGAAGCGGCCCGACCGGATTGCGCAGAGATCCCACGGCCCAAACTGTACGAGAGATCGATGCCGGGCCTTGCCCCACCCGCCGGTCCGTACATCGACTTTTCCGGATCATCGTTCCGGTGAGCCGCCACTCTCGGTCGAATCCTCCCGGCGCCCGGCCTTCTCGGCCGAGGCGGACCGGACCGTCGCGCGCCGGGTCCCGCCGGACCGGGCGGCGAGGCGGGGGTCGCCTGGAGGCGTTCCGCCGAGGAGGCGTCGGGCTCGTGCGCGCGGTCCACACCGGGTCGCGCCCCCGGACCTACGCCCGGGACGGCCGCTCGTGCCCCCCGCCGGGTGGCGCTCGGCACCCGGCGGGGTGCGGTGTGGCCACGCGGGGCTCCGCCCGTGGCAGGATCGCAGAGCCATGACTGTGCCCACGAAGCCCTCGCCCACCGGTTCCCGTCACCCGGCCCCCGACTCCGTCTCCCCCGACGCTCCAGGCACCCCGGTACCGCCGGAGGACCGCCCGGGGCTCCCGTTGCACACCCCGGTCATCGACTGGTTCGACGAACACGCGCGCGACCTGCCCTGGCGGCGCCCCGAGGCCGGAGCGTGGGGGGTGATGGTCAGCGAGTTCATGCTCCAGCAGACTCCCGTGGCGCGGGTCCTTCCCGTGTACGAGCAGTGGATGGCCCGCTGGCCCCGGCCCGCCGACCTGGCCGTCGAGGCACCCGGGGAGGCCGTCCGCGCCTGGGGACGCCTCGGCTACCCCCGACGCGCGCTGCGACTGCACGGCGCCGCCACCGCCATAGCGGAACGGCACGGCGGCGACGTGCCGACCGAACACGCCCAGCTCCTCGCCCTCCCCGGCATCGGCGAGTACACGGCGGCGGCCGTGGCCTCCTTCGCCTACGGTCGGCGGCACCCGGTCCTCGACACCAACGTCCGGCGGGTCCTTGCCAGGGCGGTGTCCGGCGTGCGGTACCCGCCCAACGCCACGACGGCCGCCGAGCGCAGGCTCGCCCGGGAATTGCTGCCGGAGGACGACGCCACGGCCGCGCGCTGGGCCGCCGCCTCCATGGAACTGGGCGCGCTGGTCTGCACGGCTCGGAACGAGTCGTGCCACCGGTGCCCGATCTC contains:
- a CDS encoding A/G-specific adenine glycosylase, with translation MTVPTKPSPTGSRHPAPDSVSPDAPGTPVPPEDRPGLPLHTPVIDWFDEHARDLPWRRPEAGAWGVMVSEFMLQQTPVARVLPVYEQWMARWPRPADLAVEAPGEAVRAWGRLGYPRRALRLHGAATAIAERHGGDVPTEHAQLLALPGIGEYTAAAVASFAYGRRHPVLDTNVRRVLARAVSGVRYPPNATTAAERRLARELLPEDDATAARWAAASMELGALVCTARNESCHRCPISERCAWRLAGKPAHAGPARRGQTYAGTDRQVRGRLLAVLRESHSPVPRATLDRVWHEPVQRARALDGLVSDGLVEPLPDGRYRLPLA